In a genomic window of Mercenaria mercenaria strain notata chromosome 19, MADL_Memer_1, whole genome shotgun sequence:
- the LOC128550917 gene encoding carnosine synthase 1-like, whose translation MFAYLKCVYIAATAKRMPSFLSEDKQARLIEAAYRCCLQIGLSDGTFNVEFKLTENGPKLLEINSRMGGYCLRDWLRKLYGIDIMLCAMMIAAGISPYVRTPPIDEILIGVMVIPSLHAKILNEEPLRNLLYEMIEKEEIFFLQFRKLGQNLPYDEPFGNIAVSGSTSQEAKRKLMEVCRVLDIDQPDYQVEQFIQHF comes from the exons atgtttgcatatttaaaatgtgtatatattgCAGCAACAGCTAAGCGTATGCCGTCATTCCTTTCTGAGGACAAACAAGCACGACTTATTGAAGCGGCCTACAGATGTTGTTTACAGATTG GATTGTCCGATGGTACATTTAATGTCGAGTTTAAATTGACCGAGAATGGACCGAAGCTACTGGAAATCAATTCGAGGATGGGCGGATATTGCTTACGGGATTGGTTGAGGAAATTGTACGGTATAGATATCATGCTATGCGCTATGATGATTGCAGCTGGCATTTCTCCCTACGTACGTACACCTCCTATAGATGAAATACTTATTGGTGTAATGGTCATACCTTCACTGCATGcgaaaatattaaatgaagaGCCTCTTAGAAACCTGTTGTATGAAATGATAGAGAAAGAGGAAATTTTCTTTCTACAGTTTCGCAAACTAGGTCAGAATTTGCCTTACGACGAACCTTTCGGTAATATTGCTGTCTCTGGTTCCACGTCACAAGAAGCAAAACGAAAATTGATGGAAGTTTGTAGAGTGCTGGACATTGATCAACCAGACTATCAAGTGGAGCAGTTTATCCAACATTTTTAG
- the LOC128550915 gene encoding uncharacterized protein LOC128550915: MFNFDLRFSFVQMFAPEFTRVMVHEIGHIAGAFHDGLGCCDDEIYVMNSTSFPKLPDFSLSFYKFSSCSAKDFGSYLSSFTINALASCVYTSNPKEEEFLFNFCKGLLGSEYGLETHCKIFTDGSGSVCPNGDYTFVSGYLPWDGCEPKLLDGIYHPIFRCTDENGCGNTNYDIYHIFEGTKCLNVNGTKGDQVCYRGKCRSKIELCEEYE, encoded by the exons ATGTTCAATTTCGATCTTCGATTTTCTTTCGTTCAAATGTTTGCACCAGAATTCACAAGAGTCATGGTGCATGAGATTGGACACAT tgcAGGAGCTTTCCACGATGGGTTAGGATGCTGCGATGACGAAATATATGTAATGAACTCAACAAGCTTTCCAAAGTTACCTGACTTTTCATTAAGCTTTTATAAGTTCTCAAGTTGCTCTGCAAAAGACTTTGGGAGTTACTTGTCCAG TTTCACAATCAATGCTCTTGCAAGCTGTGTCTACACATCAAACCCTAAGGAAGAGGAATTCCTATTTAATTTCTGCAAAGGTCTTCTAGGAAGTGAATATGGTTTAGAAACTCACTGTAAAATATTCACAGATGGAAGCGGCTCCGTTTGTCCAAAT ggAGACTATACATTTGTAAGTGGATATCTACCATGGGACGGTTGTGAACCGAAACTGTTAGATGGTATTTATCACCCAATATTTCGCTGTACAGATGAAAATGGTTGTGGAAATACAAACTATGACATATATCACATCTTTGAAGGCACCAAATGTCTAAATGTAAATGGCACCAAAGGAGACCAG gTCTGTTATCGAGGAAAGTGTCGTTCTAAGATAGAGTTGTGTGAGGAGTACGAATAA